From the bacterium genome, one window contains:
- a CDS encoding mandelate racemase/muconate lactonizing enzyme family protein, whose protein sequence is MKITDLRLALVFVPFPGPVYPAWRAGGVQEGTLATVLEVDTDAGITGVGTAFAHGRREMIETVEHMVKPYLIGKDPFAVERHIHLLRTAGMFGAKPWLVDIALWDIIGKAAGLPLYRLWGGYSDRVKAYASTAEVRPPARRADDIRRYRDNGFRAVKLRLHHDDPGDDLRVVEAAVAAGGGEVEIMADANQGTILPYHTMGPRWSYETARFMARELGQLGVVWLEEPLPRFDFDGIARLSAEVDIPIAGGEANAGLHEFRWLIEKRCYDILQPDATLSEGLFQLRKVAGMAEAHGLRFVPHTWADGIGMAANLQLAASVPNCGYLEFPYDPPHFTMEAFQALLVEPIRVEADGCVRVPEAPGLGVELNREAVERFRVG, encoded by the coding sequence GTGAAGATCACGGATCTCCGCCTGGCGCTGGTCTTCGTCCCGTTCCCCGGCCCGGTCTACCCGGCCTGGCGCGCCGGCGGCGTCCAGGAAGGCACGCTGGCCACGGTCCTCGAGGTTGACACGGACGCCGGGATAACCGGCGTCGGCACCGCCTTCGCCCACGGCCGGCGCGAAATGATCGAGACCGTCGAGCACATGGTCAAGCCCTACCTGATCGGCAAGGACCCGTTTGCGGTCGAGCGTCACATCCACCTGCTGCGGACCGCCGGCATGTTCGGCGCAAAGCCCTGGCTGGTGGACATTGCCCTCTGGGACATCATCGGCAAGGCCGCCGGGCTGCCGCTCTACCGGCTGTGGGGAGGATACAGCGACCGGGTCAAGGCGTACGCCAGCACCGCCGAGGTCCGGCCTCCTGCGCGCCGCGCCGACGACATCCGACGCTACCGCGACAACGGCTTCCGCGCGGTCAAGCTGCGGCTGCACCACGACGACCCCGGGGACGATCTCCGCGTTGTCGAGGCCGCGGTGGCCGCCGGCGGCGGCGAGGTCGAGATCATGGCCGACGCCAATCAGGGAACGATTCTGCCCTACCACACGATGGGCCCGCGCTGGTCGTACGAGACCGCGCGCTTCATGGCGCGCGAATTGGGGCAGTTGGGCGTCGTCTGGCTGGAAGAACCGCTGCCCCGTTTCGACTTCGACGGCATCGCGCGCCTGTCCGCCGAGGTGGACATCCCCATCGCCGGCGGCGAGGCCAACGCCGGCCTGCACGAGTTCCGGTGGCTGATAGAGAAGCGCTGCTACGACATCCTCCAGCCCGACGCCACGCTGTCGGAAGGGCTGTTCCAGCTACGCAAGGTCGCGGGAATGGCCGAGGCGCACGGGCTGCGGTTCGTCCCGCACACCTGGGCCGACGGTATCGGCATGGCCGCGAACCTGCAACTGGCGGCCTCGGTGCCCAACTGCGGCTATCTGGAGTTCCCCTACGATCCCCCGCACTTCACCATGGAGGCGTTCCAGGCGCTGCTGGTCGAGCCGATCCGAGTGGAGGCCGACGGCTGCGTGCGGGTTCCCGAGGCGCCTGGCCTGGGCGTTGAGTTGAACCGGGAGGCGGTGGAACGGTTCCGGGTGGGGTGA
- a CDS encoding type II toxin-antitoxin system PemK/MazF family toxin, translating into MISPLQWAVAEADLNPARGSEQRGTRPVLIVSSEAFNQAMPNVTVLPLTSTHRRLYPAEVLLPGGEAGQPQDSIIMAHQIRTISKARLKGLTGYLRDPTLRHRVQQAIRDHLDLD; encoded by the coding sequence GTGATCAGCCCGCTTCAGTGGGCAGTCGCAGAAGCCGATCTCAATCCTGCTCGCGGATCAGAACAGCGGGGGACACGCCCGGTGCTCATCGTGAGCAGCGAGGCTTTCAACCAGGCGATGCCCAATGTGACCGTTCTCCCGCTTACCTCAACGCACCGGCGCCTATACCCGGCTGAAGTCCTCCTTCCTGGCGGCGAGGCAGGGCAGCCCCAGGATTCCATCATTATGGCCCATCAGATAAGGACCATTTCCAAGGCGCGGTTGAAGGGGCTCACAGGGTACCTGCGAGATCCTACGTTGCGCCATCGAGTGCAGCAGGCCATTCGGGATCACCTGGACCTGGACTGA
- the galT gene encoding galactose-1-phosphate uridylyltransferase has protein sequence MHTRAFRKADGRRLILYGTAAHTLRQQSEGSSASENPSHLRWHPLREEWVAYAAGRQERTFLPPAEFCPLCPTHPGGPPTEIPFEDFEVAVFENRFPAFGGLQGPLPEIPAGPVETAPALGACEVVVYTPEHTGNLGTLTQERRELLVRVWAQRYRDLYEREGVRFVMPFENRGDAVGVTLHHPHGQIYAYPFVPPVLQAEAAAFRREPVLERLLAQTRDRYTVEEDGAVSVVVPPFARFPYETWVIPKRAQPGPWTLDDVEVASVARVLGRVVSRYDALFGRPFPYVMVLHAAPKGEEPHFHFHVEFYPIMRSPERLKYLAGTELGAGTFTVDVLPEDAARALRQAEP, from the coding sequence GTGCACACGCGGGCCTTCCGCAAGGCCGACGGCCGCCGCCTGATACTCTACGGTACTGCCGCCCACACGCTCCGGCAGCAGTCCGAGGGGTCGAGCGCAAGTGAGAATCCTTCTCACTTGCGCTGGCATCCGCTTCGGGAGGAATGGGTGGCCTATGCCGCCGGCCGCCAGGAGCGGACGTTCCTGCCTCCGGCGGAGTTCTGCCCGCTCTGCCCCACGCATCCTGGAGGGCCGCCGACGGAGATCCCATTCGAGGATTTCGAGGTCGCGGTCTTCGAGAACCGGTTTCCCGCGTTCGGGGGCCTGCAGGGCCCGCTGCCGGAGATCCCTGCGGGGCCTGTGGAAACCGCGCCTGCCCTGGGGGCGTGCGAGGTCGTCGTCTACACGCCGGAGCACACCGGGAACCTCGGCACGCTGACGCAGGAACGGCGCGAACTGCTGGTGCGGGTGTGGGCCCAGCGGTACCGCGATCTGTACGAGCGGGAGGGCGTCCGGTTCGTGATGCCCTTTGAGAACCGCGGCGACGCCGTGGGCGTCACGCTCCATCATCCGCACGGCCAGATCTACGCGTATCCTTTTGTACCGCCCGTGCTTCAGGCAGAGGCCGCGGCGTTCCGGCGGGAGCCGGTGTTGGAGCGCCTCCTTGCGCAGACCCGGGACAGGTACACCGTTGAAGAGGACGGCGCCGTTTCGGTGGTCGTGCCGCCGTTCGCCCGCTTCCCGTACGAAACCTGGGTGATCCCGAAGCGCGCCCAGCCCGGACCGTGGACCCTGGATGACGTAGAGGTAGCGTCCGTGGCAAGGGTGCTGGGAAGAGTTGTGTCGCGTTACGACGCGCTCTTTGGGCGGCCCTTTCCCTACGTGATGGTGCTGCACGCCGCGCCGAAGGGCGAGGAGCCGCACTTCCACTTCCACGTGGAATTCTATCCCATCATGCGCAGTCCGGAGCG